One stretch of Balneolaceae bacterium DNA includes these proteins:
- a CDS encoding T9SS type A sorting domain-containing protein has translation MYQTANGSRFWAEGPFYLDFVLKDAIIFWHAIRINEDLDESFDPFFNDWFLNPVRWLADLSTPDGSLPALDDSNKRPIQAANLLRWSGEYGDEQVGRMFTTIFDNLSEHHSETENEDQFYLVEAAIPINNSSSSDIESLTNPEDQQFIIRHTDASNQQHYLALVGEKGKSITSGEGHEQPDQLQLLYYLDEYSFLTDGGYDSGNPQTNSTWNGYLYTNTMQYDASDIETTFDFVTYQNEGGLESPFASITETRKVSVHNEADIDYQNPAQNVELISGQVELNFDSPSGSSSTYNRSIIFVKGENPYLIDINDIAAVSGRNDFVMRYYGNSDQSDTENGWFLWDFSAQPFTSPSHRLFLYTVPLFGNYDEEIETVQIQEAQNRVDGEKMPYPVIRKSYLSDQESNRFTTASILNILEDIPSSEPEFVSNSGDLSYITYRVDPETIDLFVFAADTTENNRSLNIQSGPLSEIEIALLANQTIGFSRFRMDGDSWMQDSDYTVHLQSSTAPDAPKNLSVSIEERAAGPAAVLSWNEPGGDIAFYEIWKQLRARSDQSEQPVELIGTSETNSYADASITNLPPGEFDQRWFVKAVNSDSLTSAPSNYTEWIYFDQSATPDEFKLYNPFPNPMREAGNVRYQLAEEADVTLQLFDLLGRKIKLILSDSQSAGTFTKEWNSGGLSSGIYILRLTVTPEAGSAYQKSVRVSVIK, from the coding sequence TATTAATGAAGATCTTGATGAGTCGTTCGATCCCTTTTTTAATGATTGGTTTCTGAATCCCGTCCGATGGCTGGCCGATCTTTCAACCCCTGATGGTTCCCTGCCAGCACTTGATGACAGCAACAAGCGGCCCATCCAAGCCGCCAATTTACTACGTTGGAGCGGCGAGTATGGAGACGAACAAGTTGGCAGAATGTTTACAACAATTTTTGATAATCTCTCCGAACACCATAGTGAAACAGAAAATGAAGACCAGTTTTACCTGGTTGAGGCGGCAATTCCAATCAACAATAGCAGTAGTTCTGACATTGAATCTCTTACAAACCCCGAAGATCAGCAATTCATCATTCGCCATACGGATGCATCAAACCAACAGCACTATCTTGCGCTGGTGGGCGAAAAAGGGAAATCAATCACCAGCGGCGAAGGTCACGAACAACCCGATCAACTGCAACTGCTCTACTATTTGGATGAATATTCATTTCTCACGGATGGAGGTTACGACAGCGGGAATCCTCAAACCAACAGCACTTGGAACGGATACCTTTACACGAATACCATGCAGTATGATGCATCCGATATCGAAACTACGTTCGATTTTGTAACCTACCAGAATGAGGGCGGGCTTGAAAGTCCATTTGCTTCCATTACCGAGACAAGGAAAGTAAGCGTTCACAATGAAGCGGACATTGATTATCAAAATCCGGCTCAAAATGTGGAACTGATATCTGGTCAGGTTGAATTGAATTTTGACTCTCCTTCGGGTTCTTCTTCTACCTACAACCGTTCCATTATATTTGTGAAGGGAGAGAACCCCTACCTGATCGACATCAATGATATTGCAGCCGTTTCGGGTCGTAATGACTTTGTGATGCGATACTACGGCAACAGCGATCAATCTGATACTGAAAACGGTTGGTTCCTTTGGGATTTTTCAGCTCAGCCATTTACAAGTCCTTCCCATCGACTTTTTTTGTATACAGTTCCTCTTTTCGGAAATTATGATGAGGAGATTGAAACAGTTCAGATACAGGAAGCTCAAAATCGGGTTGATGGAGAAAAAATGCCATATCCAGTAATAAGAAAATCATATCTCAGCGACCAGGAATCCAACCGATTTACAACGGCAAGTATTCTGAATATTCTTGAAGACATACCATCTTCTGAGCCTGAATTTGTATCAAATTCAGGAGATTTGAGTTATATCACATACCGAGTTGACCCGGAAACGATCGACCTGTTCGTTTTTGCGGCTGATACAACTGAAAATAATCGCTCACTAAACATTCAATCCGGACCACTAAGTGAAATTGAAATTGCCCTCCTGGCAAATCAAACCATCGGGTTTTCAAGATTCAGAATGGATGGTGATAGCTGGATGCAGGATTCTGATTATACGGTACATCTGCAATCCAGTACCGCACCTGATGCGCCCAAAAATCTCTCCGTTTCTATAGAAGAACGAGCTGCAGGACCCGCAGCTGTTTTGAGCTGGAATGAGCCCGGGGGGGATATCGCTTTTTATGAAATCTGGAAACAGTTGAGGGCCCGCTCCGATCAATCCGAACAACCCGTTGAATTAATTGGCACATCAGAAACCAACAGCTACGCGGACGCCTCGATTACCAATCTACCGCCCGGTGAATTTGACCAGCGCTGGTTTGTAAAAGCCGTGAACTCCGACTCGTTGACTTCAGCACCATCTAATTACACCGAATGGATCTACTTCGACCAATCGGCTACACCAGACGAGTTCAAGCTGTATAACCCCTTTCCAAACCCTATGCGGGAGGCCGGGAATGTACGATATCAACTTGCAGAAGAGGCCGATGTAACCCTTCAACTTTTTGATCTCCTGGGTCGTAAAATTAAATTGATCCTTAGCGATTCGCAGTCTGCTGGTACCTTTACTAAAGAATGGAATTCTGGTGGTTTATCGTCGGGAATATACATTCTGCGGTTAACTGTCACGCCTGAAGCTGGGTCTGCCTATCAAAAAAGTGTCAGGGTAAGTGTGATCAAATAA